A part of Pararhizobium sp. A13 genomic DNA contains:
- a CDS encoding nucleoside deaminase, which yields MTNSDLAERLLTVIEADILPLTEKGVSAGNKVFGAAILRKSDLSLVIAETNNETENPLWHGEVHTLKRFYERAEKPDTKDLIFLSTHEPCSMCLSAITWAGFDNFYYFFSHEDSRDAFSIPHDLKILKEVFRLDPGGYAKNNAFWRSSSIADLVATSDAKSALRAQDKRIREKYQSLSDAYQSGKDDNAIPLN from the coding sequence ATGACGAATTCCGATCTCGCCGAACGCCTTCTGACCGTCATCGAGGCTGACATTCTTCCGCTGACGGAAAAGGGCGTTAGCGCCGGCAACAAGGTCTTCGGCGCCGCCATCCTGCGTAAATCGGACCTGTCCCTGGTGATCGCCGAGACGAACAACGAAACCGAAAATCCGCTGTGGCACGGCGAAGTGCATACGCTGAAACGCTTTTACGAACGAGCAGAGAAGCCGGACACCAAGGACTTGATCTTCCTGTCCACCCACGAGCCCTGCTCGATGTGCCTTTCGGCCATCACCTGGGCCGGCTTCGACAATTTCTATTATTTCTTCAGCCACGAAGATTCCCGCGACGCCTTTTCCATCCCGCACGATTTGAAGATCCTGAAGGAGGTCTTCCGGCTCGATCCGGGCGGTTATGCGAAGAACAACGCCTTCTGGCGGTCCTCGTCGATCGCCGATCTGGTTGCGACATCCGACGCGAAATCGGCGCTGCGCGCCCAGGACAAGCGCATCCGTGAAAAATACCAGTCCCTGTCCGATGCCTACCAGTCCGGCAAGGACGACAACGCGATCCCGCTGAATTGA